The genome window TCTGCTGGAGTTTTGATGAATATCGTTTCTGCGTCATTTAGTCGTCAAGATGAATACGAAGCAGATCGATTGGGCGTTAAGTATATGTTCTTGGCAGGATATGACCTCAATGGTATCATAGAATCATTCGAGATTTTATTAAAGGAATCAAAGGGGTCAAGCGTTCCGCTGTGGCTTCGAACACATCCCTTTGTTGAAGATCGAATTGAGTCGGTGAAAGAAGAAATTGTTTTTGCGCCGTATCGATATAATGGCAATACAGAGAAATAATTAAAATAGGAAAAAGAGGGCTCTATGCAAAGAATCGGAATTGCCGCAAGTAAAATTGCCAAAGGAAATCTTTTTTTGTATAATTTTTTCGTTATTTTGTTATCGTTTCTATTGTCACTTCTTGTTTTTATTATCTCTGGGTTACTTATTTTTCTTGGTCTTCTTGCGATTGCTTATTTAACACAGATGCCTATTATTGTTGATTTACAAAAAGGAAACATTTCTCCGATTTCAATTTGCATGATGTTTTTAGGGATCGTTATCGGAATATTTAATTTATATGCTATTGGCATTAATGTAAAAATTAAAAGGAATTAAAGAATGATTGAAATGAATACGAAGCTTAAAGATCTTGTTAATAATTTAGAGATTGGTATTTTTCGTTATTCCTTAGATTCTCGAGGTAAATTTGTCTTTGCCAATGCTGCTTTTTCTCGTATGCTCAACAAGAAAACAGAAGATGTTTTAGGGATAAGTTTTCAGGATATTTGTGAGAATCCAGAGGAGCTTACGCGTTTAAACACAAAGATTTGTTCTCAGGGACGTGTTGAGAATGAATGGATTGGATTAAAGAGAGAAGATGGAAGTCTGATTCAGTGCTCGATTAAAGCGGTGCTGGTAAAAGATGACAACGAAAAAGATCTTTTGATTGATGGAATTATCGAGGATATTACAGAGCACAAAAAGGCCCGTGAAGGTCTTTTGCAGGCAAAATTGGCTGCCGAAGAAGCGAGTAGTGCAAAAAGTATGTTTTTGGCAAACATGTCTCACGAAGTCAGAACACCGATGAATGCGGTTATCGGTATGCTTGATTTGACGCTTGAAACAGATTTGACTGACGATCAAAAAGATAATATAGAAACCGCAAAAGAAGCTGCGGACAATCTTTTAAGTCTTTTAAATGATATTTTAGATATTTCTCGTGTTGAGGCAGGGAAGATTGTTCTAGAGAAGGTTAAATTTGATTTGTGGAAAGTCACCGATAGCGTTGGCAAAGGCTTGTCGGTTCTTGCCAACAAAAAAAATATTCAGCTAACGGTTAATGTTGATCCAAAGGTTCCAAGGATGATTGTTGGAGATTCGACACGTCTCCGTCAGATTATTATTAATTTGCTTAACAATGCTATAAAGTTTACAGCCAAAGGGAGCGTTGAGCTGAAAGTAGGCGTGGCAAGTTCTCTTGAAGGTGAAGTTGAATTACTTTTTTCTGTTACGGATACTGGGATTGGGATACCAAAAGATAAGCAGCAGGCGATTTTTGAAGTTTTTACTCAAGCCGATGCGTCAACAACAAGAAAATTTGGCGGAACAGGGTTGGGATTGGCTATTTCTCGTAAGTTAGTTGAAATGATGTCAGGAAAGATTTGGATTGAAAGTGAAGAAGGCGTTGGAAGCACGTTCTTTTTTACAGCACGATTTGATGTAAGTGATCAGTTACAAACGCAAGATGAAAAAGAACACAAAAAGGTTTTTGTCCAGGGCAAGGAGCCTGTAACGAAGGCAGCAAGAATTCTAAATATTTTACTTGCAGAAGACAATCCTTTAAATCAAAAGATTGCTGTTAAGCTTTTGGAAAAAAAAGGATGGCTTGTCGAGGTTGTTGATAATGGGCAAAAAGCGATTGATCATATTGTCGATAAAAATTTTGATGTTATTTTAATGGATGTTCAGATGCCTGTTTTAGATGGGCTGGAGGCAACAAAAAAAATCCGTGAACAAGAAAAACAAACCGGCAAGCATATCCCGATTTTGGCCATGACAGCGCGCGCCATGGTTGAAGATGAAAAAAAATGTATAGAATCTGGTATGGATGGATATATTCCAAAGCCAATCGATGCAGTTAAAATGTATTCGATCATCGAACAAGTTTTAGAAAAAGGATAATATCATGAGCGAACAGATTATTGACCTAGATGATGTTTTAGGGCGCATTCAAGGAGACAAAGAGCTTTTAGTGGAGTTGATCGAAATTTTCTTAGATGATTGCCCTCAGAAAATAAACGATATCAAAGAATGCGTAGAGCGTGGAAATCTTGATCAATTGTCTGAAGCGGCACATTCGGCCAAAGGCGCTGCTGCTAATATTGGCGCAAAAAAACTTTGGAAAACATTTCTTGAGGCAGAAGAAGCTGCCAAATCTGGCGCAATTGATCAATTTGAAGAAATGATTGTAAGAATAGATCAAGAATTTGATGAATTAAAGCAATATTTTCCAGAGCTTAAAGAAAAATTGGCTTAAAGTAGTGTTGGACTGCTTTTTGCATTAACAATAAAATCCTTTCTGATTGACTCACATAATTTTAAAATAAATCTTCATATATTTTTGTTTAATTTATCGTATAATTGCAGTGGAACACTTGTTGCAAGGAGAATTATTGCAAAATATCACTTTAAGAATAAATGCCTTTTTTGAATCTCTGACATCGCTAAAAGTATTCTTGATCTTATTAGCCTTAGGGGCTGTGGCATATCTTCAGACGATGTGGTATTCTTTTGTCCACGATGACTTTGTTTTTATTGTTGGAAATCCTGATATTGGACGGCTTGATGATTTGAAAGAAGTTTTTTTGAGATCATCAAGATTTGAAGGCGGCTCTCCAATCGTTAATTTATATTACCGACCTATCCTAGATATTGTTTATAAAATTCAATATTATCTTTTTGGATCTTATCCATCTGGATATCATTTGACAAATGTCTTTCTTCATATTTTCAATAGTTTTTTTATTTTCTGGATTGTTCGTTTTCTTTTAAAAGAAAAAAAGATTGCGTTAATTGGCGCAACCCTATTTTTGCTTCATCCAGTTCAAACAGAAAGTGTTTGCGCTATCGCTGGAATTTCTAATCTTTTAATGACTTTGTTTTGCTTGTTGGGTTTTGTTTTTTATCTGCGCAGCGGCAACTGTTCGACAAGAACAAAACGAAGTTGGCTGTATATGGGGTCTATTTTGTTTTTTGTTCTCTCGCTTTTCACAAAAGAAAGGGCGATTGTTTTTCCTTTGTTAATTTTGTGTTATGAGTTTTGTCGGGTAAATTTTAAAGTGAGATTAAGACAAATAAAAGAAATTGGATTCAGGTGTGTTGCGTTTTTTGTTGTTTTGTTAGGATATTTTAAGTTTCGAAGTATTGTTCTTGGAAAGTCTCTTCCAGATTTTGCCTCCAATACTCAAGAGCTTTGGCTAAGGATCGCATCTATTCCGGAAACACTTTTGGTTTATTTTGGGATTCTTGTTTTTCCGTCGAATTTGCATTATTACCGAAGCCAAGATATTCTTCTGTATTCTGTTTTCTCGACGCTTGGATTGATAGCAGTGCTTTTGTTGTTGCTTTATGTTGTAAAATTTTTCTTTAAAGAAGAGCGGCAAATTGCACTGTTTGGTTTGGGTTGGTTTTTTATTAGCCTTTTACCGGTTTTAAATATTGTTCCTTTGATTAATGAATATTCGATTATTCTAACTTCGGAGCATTTTTTGTATTTTTCATTTCTTGGTTTTGTTCTTTTTTTGATGACTTTGCTAAAAGTGTTGCAGCAAAGAATTTTTCTGAGAAACTTTCGTGGTATTTCTTATGGTTTTTTTATTGCAATTCTTTTGATTTTTTCTGTTTTGACAATACATCAGAGCCGTTATTGGCGAGGAGAAATTCCTCTTTTTAAAAGAACTCTTCAATTTGAAGAAAATCTTGGGCGCGTTCGTATTCTTTTGGCTCGTGCGTATTATTTTGATCATTCATATGATAAGGCGATTATAGAATACCAAAGAGCTCTTAAAATTATGCAAGAATATATGATGAAGGCCGCAGGAACAAAAGCCGAGAGTTTTTATCTTAATTTTATTAAGGAGATTCATTTTGATTTAGCGCATTGTTATGAAGGAAAAAAGGACTTTGAGCGTTCCATTGAAGAATATCGACAGGTATTAGCCATTGACCCGAATGATTTTAAGATTTATACCAATATTGGGGTTAGCTATTTTCATATGAAGGATTTTGATAATGCGATTTTATATTTTAATAAAACGCTTGAAGCTGACCCTGCTAATATAGGTGTGCTTAATAATTTAGCTTTTTGCTATATGGAAAAGAATGATTTGTTAAAAGCAAAAGAGATTTTGGAAGAAATTTCACGTATTGATTCTAGTTCTGAGTTGCCACAGGATCGTTTAAAGAAAATGATGGATTCTCAAAAGAGAGAAAAGAAGTGATTTTTAAGGTTGCGTAAAGCGTTGCTTGTTTGATTTGAATCCTTCAGGCCCCAGAATTTTTAAGGCCATTTCATCTTTATCTATCCCTGCATCAAAATCGTATTCAATAATGGCCAAAACTTGCAAGACAAATTCAAAGGGATTTTCTAGCATTTGCGGACTTTCTTGTGCCATGCCGTCAATCATGTCGACGTAGAATTCAGGAGATTTCTTGATAATAACACCTTTTTCTCTAAAGAAATCAATATAGCTTGCAACGATAAATAGTTTTGGTTCGATATCTGCGATTAGAGGCCATGCTTTGCTTGAGGTCTCGAGCGCCGTTAAAACATCTGACATATCAGCGACTTCGACAATTTCTGAATCATCAACAATTTCAATTTCTTTTTGGATGGGGATGTCCATCTCAAGTTCAATTCCTTGAGACCTTAGTTGCTGTTCTATGATAGCTTGTTGCATTGCGGCTCCCTGTACTGCCGCTTGTTGCATCGCGACTCCTTGCATTATTTGCTGATCTATGATGGCTTGCTGCATCACGGCTTGCTGTATCGCGGCTCCTTGTACGGCTTGGACTGCCGCTTGTTGCATCGCGGTTCCTTGGACTGCGGCTTGCTGCATCATTTGCTGTTCCATCATACCTTGTTGCATTGCAGCTTCTCGTGCAGCTTGCTGTTGCTTCATGGCAACAACGCCGCCGGCATAGGAGAAAGAATAAAAAAAGAACAGAAATAGGATCGCTAAAATTATTTTTTTCATTTATTTTCTTTTATTTGAGAAAGGATTTTGTTAATAGGATAAAGTTTGTTGAGCGTATAAAAATGAATTCCTGGGGCACCTTTTTCGAGTAAATCTTGGCATTGTTTGACACAAAAATCAATGCCTTTTTCTAAAACAACATCTTTGTTTTCTGCAATAGGAGAAAAAATTTCATCAACGGCCTTCGGAATGCTTGTTCCGCAAGTTTTGCAAAAACGCGATACGCCGATATAGTCTGTAATCGGCAGAATTCCAGGAATAACGCGATTTTTAATGCCTAAGTCACGAAGACGTTTGACATAATCAAAATAGTCTTTGTTGTCAAAAAAAAGTTGCGTGATGATGTAATCGGCGCCGGAATCAATTTTCTTCTTTAGATATTGCGCATCTAGTTCTTTGTTGGGACATAAAATGTGCCCTTCGGGAAAGCCTGCAACGCCGATAGAAAAATAATCTTGATATTGCTTGCGCGTAAAATCGCAAAGTTCATAAGCATACTTAAAGTTATCTTTTGTTGGCTGCCAGTCAGGATTGTCTTTTGGCGAATCCCCGCGCAGGGCTAGAATATTTTGAATATCGCGCTTCTGGATGTCTCCTAAGATATTTTGTATTTCGCTCTTTGTATTTAAAACACAGGTTAGATGAGCAACTCCTGGGATGTGATGTTCTTTTTCAATATGCTCAACAATGTCCAAAGTCTTGTTACGGCTTCCACCACCAGCTCCATAAGTGCAGGAGATAAAATCTGGCTTTAGGTCTGCCAAAGATTCAATGGTTTTAAGCAGATTTTGGTAGCCTTGATCTGTTTTTGGCGGAAAAAGCTCAAAAGAGAATGTTTTTTCTTTGTTTTTAAATATTTCGGTTACTTTTTTCATAACAGTCTGCATTATAACATGCTTATGGCTTTGCGGCAATTTATTGTGACATTTTTAGAATATTTGCTATAATAATCGCCGTATTACTAATATTCAAATATTAATATATATATTCAAAAAAAGCGAGGTGGCGTTATGAAGGGAATTATTTTAGCTGGAGGTAAAGCCACACGACTGTACCCGATTACAAAAAGTATTTCCAAGCAACTTCTTCCTATTTACGACAAACCAATGATTTATTATCCTTTGTCTGTTTTGATGTTAGCGGGCATCAAAGATATTCTGATTATTTCTACTCCAGAGGCCTTGGGTAGTTTTAAGGCTCTTTTGGGAGATGGAAAAGACTTAGGAATAGATTTAAGTTATGCAGCGCAGCCAAAACCAGGGGGCATTGGACAAGCCTTTCTTATTGGAGAAGAGTATATTGCCGGAGAAAATGTTTGTCTTGTTTTAGGAGATAATCTTTTTTATGGAGATCATCTTTCGATGGCTCTTCAAAAGGCGACAAAGAAAAAACAAGGAGCGACTATTTTTGGATATCTCGTTAATAACCCAGAAGAATATGGGGTGATCGCTCTGGATAAAAATAAAAAAGTTATTTCGATTGAAGAAAAACCAAAAAAACCAAAATCTCATTGGGTGGTCACGGGACTTTATTTTTATGATCAAGACATCGTAAAAATTGCTAAAAATACAAAGCCATCTAAAAGAGGCGAGATAGAGATTACGGATATTAACAAGGCGTATTTAAAGCGTAAAAATTTAGATGTTCAGTTTCTAGGGCGAGGATGTGCCTGGTTGGATACCGGAACATATGAGTCATTGATTGAGGCTTCGCTTTTCATTAAGACAATTCAAGAGCGTCAGGGATTAAAGATCGGATGCATTGAAGAGGTTGCGTACCGTATGAAATTTATTTCTAGAGAACAGCTAGAAAAATTATCGCGAGGGTTTAAGACAGAATATGGATCCTATCTCAAGCGACTTGCCCAAGGAGATAAATAATATTATGCCATTTATTTTTAAGAAATTAGAAATTCCAGAGGTTATTCTTGTTGAGCCAGAAATATTTGGTGATTCTCGAGGGTTTTTTGTCGAGCTTTATAAAAAAACAGATTTCTCAAAACAAGGCATTGATGCCCCGATTGCTCAAGTCAGTTATTCTCGCTCAACGAAAAATGTTTTGCGAGGTCTTCATTATCAAAAAAATCCTTTTGCGCAAAGTAAGCTGGTGCGAGCCGTTAAGGGAGAAATTTTTGATGTGGCTGTTGATATTCGAAAAGGGTCGCCAACCTTTGGCCAGTGGGTCGCAGCGTACCTTGATTCTAAAAAGATGAACATGCTCTATATCCCCGAGGGTTTTGCCCATGGATTTTTGACATTGTCGACTGAGGCTGAAGTGGAATATTGTTGTTCGAAAGAATATTGTCCTGAAAGTGAAGCCGGTATTATTTATAATGATCCAGCAATAAATATCGCCTGGCCCGAGGCCAGCCCCAAATTATCAAACAAAGATTTGACATATCCGTATTTCGAAGAGGCAGAGAATAATTTTGTTTTTGAAAAATAAAGTTTTAATTACCGGTGGACTAGGTCAGCTAGGAATCGCTTTCCAAGAGCGATTTCTAAAAGATCGCGTTGATTTTTGTTCAGCGGATAAGCAAGATTTTGATATTTCTGATATTGATCAAGCCCAAGAGCTTATTAAGCAGACTCGGCCAGATTTTATTGTCAATTGCGCGGCC of Candidatus Omnitrophota bacterium contains these proteins:
- a CDS encoding ATP-binding protein, with the translated sequence MIEMNTKLKDLVNNLEIGIFRYSLDSRGKFVFANAAFSRMLNKKTEDVLGISFQDICENPEELTRLNTKICSQGRVENEWIGLKREDGSLIQCSIKAVLVKDDNEKDLLIDGIIEDITEHKKAREGLLQAKLAAEEASSAKSMFLANMSHEVRTPMNAVIGMLDLTLETDLTDDQKDNIETAKEAADNLLSLLNDILDISRVEAGKIVLEKVKFDLWKVTDSVGKGLSVLANKKNIQLTVNVDPKVPRMIVGDSTRLRQIIINLLNNAIKFTAKGSVELKVGVASSLEGEVELLFSVTDTGIGIPKDKQQAIFEVFTQADASTTRKFGGTGLGLAISRKLVEMMSGKIWIESEEGVGSTFFFTARFDVSDQLQTQDEKEHKKVFVQGKEPVTKAARILNILLAEDNPLNQKIAVKLLEKKGWLVEVVDNGQKAIDHIVDKNFDVILMDVQMPVLDGLEATKKIREQEKQTGKHIPILAMTARAMVEDEKKCIESGMDGYIPKPIDAVKMYSIIEQVLEKG
- a CDS encoding Hpt domain-containing protein encodes the protein MSEQIIDLDDVLGRIQGDKELLVELIEIFLDDCPQKINDIKECVERGNLDQLSEAAHSAKGAAANIGAKKLWKTFLEAEEAAKSGAIDQFEEMIVRIDQEFDELKQYFPELKEKLA
- a CDS encoding tetratricopeptide repeat protein, encoding MQNITLRINAFFESLTSLKVFLILLALGAVAYLQTMWYSFVHDDFVFIVGNPDIGRLDDLKEVFLRSSRFEGGSPIVNLYYRPILDIVYKIQYYLFGSYPSGYHLTNVFLHIFNSFFIFWIVRFLLKEKKIALIGATLFLLHPVQTESVCAIAGISNLLMTLFCLLGFVFYLRSGNCSTRTKRSWLYMGSILFFVLSLFTKERAIVFPLLILCYEFCRVNFKVRLRQIKEIGFRCVAFFVVLLGYFKFRSIVLGKSLPDFASNTQELWLRIASIPETLLVYFGILVFPSNLHYYRSQDILLYSVFSTLGLIAVLLLLLYVVKFFFKEERQIALFGLGWFFISLLPVLNIVPLINEYSIILTSEHFLYFSFLGFVLFLMTLLKVLQQRIFLRNFRGISYGFFIAILLIFSVLTIHQSRYWRGEIPLFKRTLQFEENLGRVRILLARAYYFDHSYDKAIIEYQRALKIMQEYMMKAAGTKAESFYLNFIKEIHFDLAHCYEGKKDFERSIEEYRQVLAIDPNDFKIYTNIGVSYFHMKDFDNAILYFNKTLEADPANIGVLNNLAFCYMEKNDLLKAKEILEEISRIDSSSELPQDRLKKMMDSQKREKK
- the metF gene encoding methylenetetrahydrofolate reductase [NAD(P)H], whose amino-acid sequence is MKKVTEIFKNKEKTFSFELFPPKTDQGYQNLLKTIESLADLKPDFISCTYGAGGGSRNKTLDIVEHIEKEHHIPGVAHLTCVLNTKSEIQNILGDIQKRDIQNILALRGDSPKDNPDWQPTKDNFKYAYELCDFTRKQYQDYFSIGVAGFPEGHILCPNKELDAQYLKKKIDSGADYIITQLFFDNKDYFDYVKRLRDLGIKNRVIPGILPITDYIGVSRFCKTCGTSIPKAVDEIFSPIAENKDVVLEKGIDFCVKQCQDLLEKGAPGIHFYTLNKLYPINKILSQIKENK
- the rfbA gene encoding glucose-1-phosphate thymidylyltransferase RfbA, producing the protein MKGIILAGGKATRLYPITKSISKQLLPIYDKPMIYYPLSVLMLAGIKDILIISTPEALGSFKALLGDGKDLGIDLSYAAQPKPGGIGQAFLIGEEYIAGENVCLVLGDNLFYGDHLSMALQKATKKKQGATIFGYLVNNPEEYGVIALDKNKKVISIEEKPKKPKSHWVVTGLYFYDQDIVKIAKNTKPSKRGEIEITDINKAYLKRKNLDVQFLGRGCAWLDTGTYESLIEASLFIKTIQERQGLKIGCIEEVAYRMKFISREQLEKLSRGFKTEYGSYLKRLAQGDK
- the rfbC gene encoding dTDP-4-dehydrorhamnose 3,5-epimerase: MPFIFKKLEIPEVILVEPEIFGDSRGFFVELYKKTDFSKQGIDAPIAQVSYSRSTKNVLRGLHYQKNPFAQSKLVRAVKGEIFDVAVDIRKGSPTFGQWVAAYLDSKKMNMLYIPEGFAHGFLTLSTEAEVEYCCSKEYCPESEAGIIYNDPAINIAWPEASPKLSNKDLTYPYFEEAENNFVFEK